A window of Dickeya zeae NCPPB 2538 contains these coding sequences:
- the ppa gene encoding inorganic diphosphatase, whose amino-acid sequence MSLNSVPAGKDLPEDIYVVIEIPANSDPIKYEVDKETGALFVDRFMSTAMFYPCNYGYINHTLSLDGDPVDVLVPTPYPLQPGSVIRCRPVGVLKMTDESGEDAKVVAVPHTKLSKEYDHIKDVNDLPELLRAQIGHFFEHYKDLEKGKWVKVEGWADAAAAKAEILSSFERAKNK is encoded by the coding sequence ATGAGTTTGAATAGCGTACCGGCGGGTAAAGACCTTCCGGAAGATATTTATGTAGTGATCGAAATCCCGGCTAACTCTGATCCGATCAAGTACGAAGTGGACAAAGAAACCGGCGCCCTGTTCGTAGACCGTTTCATGTCTACCGCCATGTTCTATCCGTGCAACTACGGCTACATCAACCACACCCTGTCACTGGACGGTGACCCGGTTGACGTGCTGGTGCCGACACCGTATCCGCTGCAGCCGGGTTCGGTTATCCGCTGCCGTCCGGTTGGCGTACTGAAAATGACCGATGAATCTGGCGAAGATGCCAAAGTGGTTGCGGTACCGCACACCAAGCTGAGCAAAGAGTACGACCACATTAAAGATGTGAACGACCTGCCGGAACTGCTGCGTGCCCAGATCGGTCATTTCTTTGAGCACTACAAAGACCTGGAAAAAGGCAAGTGGGTTAAAGTGGAAGGTTGGGCTGATGCCGCCGCTGCGAAAGCCGAAATCCTGTCTTCTTTCGAGCGTGCTAAAAACAAATAA
- a CDS encoding nuclear transport factor 2 family protein, giving the protein MTPDQIAKTYLESLEKSDLRAILDLYTPDGVVFSPLYGPRKAVDFYTALFKDTGRAKINLKGVTKGSQVDGRPLITIWFKFRWTLPSGEPAHFECVDVLEMNSEGLIEKLHIIYDTVTARPAHEAEFGVGSSWRPAFDEE; this is encoded by the coding sequence ATGACACCGGATCAGATTGCTAAAACGTACCTTGAATCACTGGAGAAGAGCGATCTTCGCGCCATTCTCGATCTCTATACCCCCGATGGGGTGGTATTTTCACCGTTGTACGGCCCGAGAAAAGCGGTTGATTTCTATACCGCGTTATTCAAAGACACCGGACGTGCGAAAATCAATCTGAAGGGGGTGACGAAGGGGTCGCAGGTGGACGGTCGGCCGCTCATTACCATCTGGTTCAAATTCAGATGGACGTTGCCTTCCGGCGAGCCAGCGCATTTTGAGTGTGTCGATGTGTTGGAAATGAACAGTGAAGGGTTGATTGAAAAATTGCACATCATTTACGACACCGTCACGGCCCGGCCAGCGCATGAAGCGGAGTTTGGCGTTGGCAGCTCCTGGCGGCCTGCGTTTGACGAAGAGTAA
- a CDS encoding phenylalanine--tRNA ligase subunit alpha has protein sequence MTSCSQPPRGSLHPLTLLRQQIAGFFQACGYTPMDGPEIEAEWFNFDVLNMADDHFARTSDNTFYLTQSAAEQYGELTTPAQQPERHRPRSGLVLRAHTSPVQARTLLTQSPPLYRFHIGRTYRPDALDATHSPVFNQLEGLAVDRHLTMDNLKQLLDELAHSLFGQGVVTRLRPYEFAYAQPAAEIDIQCNQCHGQSATCPTCQGEGWIEWGGCGMVHRDVLINCGVDPDAFSAFSFGIGVERTLMLRDGLQDLQPIVNGDLTYASSRAMDLPTAEAEKSGTHDIDSQTDWTMATGGLVQVSTFPFTSVQALACVQPATLPDTLANYWQLRDPIEGIEPVMQPLLLPGLLTLWQQQGTALPLHYGGIFERARVFLPARLPLAPSVATGRAPSDEHLAQLYSAIPQQPFHLAALGRSKEQLLVAMRAALAARGVVVHCHVDDQVAWAASGATTLVTDAGDIVGHVGQLATHVLAAWRLSEPLAAGEITMDITLQEEKQ, from the coding sequence ATGACATCTTGTAGCCAACCTCCGCGAGGTTCATTGCATCCGCTGACGTTGCTCAGGCAACAGATCGCCGGTTTTTTTCAGGCGTGTGGCTATACCCCGATGGATGGACCAGAAATTGAAGCCGAATGGTTCAATTTCGATGTGCTGAATATGGCTGACGATCATTTTGCCCGTACTTCGGACAATACTTTTTACCTGACCCAGTCAGCCGCAGAGCAGTACGGCGAGTTAACGACGCCAGCACAACAGCCTGAGCGACATCGGCCGCGTTCCGGGTTGGTGCTGCGGGCGCATACGTCGCCAGTACAGGCGCGTACCTTGCTGACGCAATCGCCGCCATTATATCGCTTTCATATTGGCCGCACCTATCGGCCTGATGCGCTTGATGCCACGCACAGCCCGGTCTTCAATCAACTGGAGGGGTTAGCGGTAGACCGCCATCTGACGATGGATAACCTCAAGCAATTGCTGGATGAACTGGCGCATTCGCTGTTTGGGCAAGGGGTGGTGACACGGTTACGGCCTTATGAGTTTGCCTACGCGCAACCGGCAGCCGAAATTGATATTCAATGCAATCAGTGCCATGGGCAGTCGGCCACGTGCCCGACCTGTCAGGGTGAAGGGTGGATTGAATGGGGTGGCTGCGGCATGGTGCATCGGGATGTGCTGATCAATTGCGGTGTCGACCCTGACGCGTTTAGCGCTTTTTCATTTGGCATTGGGGTGGAACGCACGCTGATGCTCAGGGACGGTTTGCAAGATTTGCAGCCGATCGTGAATGGCGACCTGACCTATGCCAGCAGCAGGGCGATGGACTTGCCCACGGCAGAGGCGGAAAAATCAGGCACGCATGACATTGATAGCCAGACCGACTGGACGATGGCGACCGGGGGACTGGTGCAGGTCTCGACCTTTCCGTTTACCTCTGTGCAGGCGTTGGCTTGCGTACAACCCGCTACCTTACCGGACACGCTGGCCAATTACTGGCAACTGCGCGACCCGATAGAGGGTATTGAGCCGGTGATGCAACCGCTCTTGTTACCAGGGTTATTGACCCTGTGGCAGCAACAAGGCACCGCATTACCGCTGCATTACGGCGGTATTTTTGAACGTGCACGTGTGTTTTTACCTGCTCGATTGCCGCTTGCCCCGAGCGTGGCGACCGGCCGCGCGCCGTCTGACGAACACCTGGCACAGTTGTACTCGGCCATCCCCCAGCAGCCATTTCATCTGGCAGCGTTGGGGCGCAGCAAAGAGCAATTGTTAGTGGCGATGCGGGCGGCGCTGGCGGCGCGAGGTGTTGTTGTCCACTGCCATGTGGATGACCAGGTTGCCTGGGCGGCATCGGGGGCAACCACACTGGTGACCGACGCGGGCGATATTGTCGGCCACGTCGGTCAACTGGCAACTCATGTACTGGCTGCATGGCGGCTATCCGAGCCGTTGGCAGCCGGTGAAATTACGATGGACATTACGCTTCAGGAGGAAAAACAATGA
- a CDS encoding cupin domain-containing protein, with protein MNKEQNAVTHVIAREQIRAITHVDVNGEKHLLGQHRDFRRNENLAHFIPESGRLSFAWVRLTDGETLDVHQHPTKSMIIVCSGSVQLTGDEPRQLYEGDIVCVEPFRNHGFTTREGETFHGLSIQFEGKGLYEDEQQARVTFSDALNNLYQVNETLVGRHQTNALFQLFSSGRLQKDAQLRQRFVSALYVWSRYFQKMVLARQALCITPALQEEYQRHFMEEVGHDELLRVRYEINDEVYDPILEAGGNWFVSQMYQQDEAGKVVVVHLVVESSGHVFGLATSEIFHKPEVEGDYFDVHAEADDDHRSIGQAYLHSLPAEKIQSLLPLCRQAWDMMDLVHERIAAWTLQGASS; from the coding sequence ATGAATAAGGAACAAAATGCCGTTACCCATGTTATTGCGCGTGAACAAATTCGTGCAATTACACATGTGGATGTTAATGGTGAAAAGCATTTATTGGGGCAGCATCGTGATTTTCGACGCAATGAAAATCTGGCTCATTTCATTCCCGAGTCAGGTCGCTTGTCATTTGCCTGGGTGCGTTTAACCGATGGCGAGACACTGGATGTCCATCAACACCCGACAAAATCCATGATTATTGTATGTAGTGGTTCTGTGCAATTAACGGGAGATGAGCCTCGTCAATTATATGAGGGGGATATCGTTTGTGTCGAACCCTTCCGCAACCACGGTTTTACCACCCGCGAGGGCGAAACCTTTCATGGTTTGTCGATTCAATTTGAAGGTAAGGGATTATATGAAGATGAACAACAGGCAAGGGTAACATTCAGCGATGCGCTAAATAACCTCTATCAGGTGAACGAAACGCTGGTGGGGCGTCACCAGACCAATGCCTTGTTTCAGCTATTCTCTTCCGGCCGGTTACAGAAAGACGCGCAATTACGTCAACGTTTTGTATCAGCCTTATATGTCTGGTCACGTTATTTTCAGAAAATGGTGCTGGCTCGTCAGGCACTGTGCATCACCCCGGCTTTGCAGGAGGAGTATCAGCGTCATTTCATGGAAGAAGTGGGGCATGATGAGTTATTGCGCGTGCGTTATGAGATTAATGACGAGGTTTACGACCCAATTTTGGAAGCCGGCGGTAACTGGTTTGTCTCTCAGATGTACCAACAGGATGAAGCAGGGAAAGTGGTGGTGGTGCATCTGGTCGTCGAGTCGAGCGGTCACGTATTTGGCCTTGCCACCTCTGAAATATTCCATAAGCCCGAGGTTGAAGGCGATTATTTTGATGTGCATGCCGAAGCGGATGATGACCATCGGTCTATCGGTCAGGCTTACCTCCACAGCCTGCCCGCTGAAAAAATACAATCGCTGCTGCCGTTGTGCCGTCAGGCTTGGGACATGATGGATTTGGTACATGAGCGTATCGCCGCCTGGACATTGCAGGGCGCTTCATCATGA
- a CDS encoding aminotransferase class I/II-fold pyridoxal phosphate-dependent enzyme: MKKSLVRDVINSMKPAFSFSSRSEERGMVNLRDNENPFGGQQNRYPANVYPTLASRYLNALAEIEDYQGNQEWHSDWVLMTRGASDGLDLIFRTFFEPRQDSVIVTPPNFRLFDELATAYSVHVEPIPLLGDEFNHLDLVRIKASQAKGILLCDPNNPIGSSLVMAEVIHLLENFSGLVVIDEAYVEYASRRSFRHLIHDYPQLIVVRSLSKAMALAGLRLGAVLAQPELIQAMMKVRLPFALPQPVIEQAQAVLSNIGQLKQQILLFIQERERVALRLKNIPEIENVFAHAGFITIKAPESMATRLLNAGFDVLPNPMGLIGYIRISLAAPEVMDNLLRVLE; the protein is encoded by the coding sequence ATGAAAAAATCACTGGTCAGGGATGTGATTAACAGTATGAAGCCCGCCTTCAGTTTTTCTTCCCGTTCAGAAGAACGAGGCATGGTTAATCTGCGAGATAACGAAAATCCGTTTGGTGGTCAGCAAAATCGTTACCCTGCGAATGTCTATCCAACACTCGCCAGCCGTTATCTTAATGCATTGGCAGAGATAGAGGACTATCAAGGTAATCAGGAATGGCATTCGGACTGGGTGCTCATGACTCGTGGTGCCTCTGATGGCCTGGATTTAATCTTTCGAACGTTCTTTGAACCGCGACAAGACAGTGTGATTGTCACACCACCCAATTTCCGTTTGTTTGACGAACTGGCTACGGCCTATTCTGTTCATGTTGAACCTATCCCGCTTTTAGGTGATGAGTTTAATCACCTTGATCTGGTCAGGATAAAGGCGAGTCAGGCGAAAGGCATATTGCTGTGTGACCCTAATAACCCCATTGGCAGTAGCTTGGTTATGGCTGAGGTTATTCACCTGCTGGAGAATTTCTCAGGGTTGGTTGTCATTGATGAAGCCTATGTAGAATATGCCTCCCGACGTTCATTTCGTCATTTAATTCATGACTATCCGCAACTGATTGTGGTGCGTTCCTTGTCCAAAGCCATGGCGTTGGCTGGGTTACGTCTGGGGGCGGTATTGGCACAGCCTGAACTGATTCAAGCCATGATGAAGGTACGCCTTCCCTTTGCACTTCCTCAGCCGGTCATTGAGCAGGCGCAAGCCGTACTCTCAAATATCGGGCAATTAAAACAACAAATTTTGCTTTTTATTCAGGAACGCGAACGGGTAGCGCTACGGCTGAAAAATATTCCTGAAATTGAAAACGTGTTTGCCCATGCGGGTTTTATTACCATTAAAGCACCCGAATCGATGGCAACCCGGTTACTGAATGCCGGGTTTGATGTGCTACCGAATCCGATGGGGCTTATCGGTTATATTCGTATTTCACTGGCTGCACCCGAGGTAATGGATAATCTGCTGCGGGTGTTGGAATAA
- a CDS encoding gamma-glutamylcyclotransferase — MRIIVYGSLRRKQGNSHWMTNAQWLGDHQLEGYELYDLGHYPAAVAGEGEIYCEVYRISSSILTELDELKRGGGAYQRELIATPYGSAWIYLYQRPVTGLRRIVSGDWLKRNEEP; from the coding sequence ATGCGAATTATTGTCTACGGCAGTTTACGGCGCAAACAGGGAAACAGTCATTGGATGACCAACGCTCAGTGGTTAGGGGATCACCAGCTCGAAGGGTATGAGTTATACGATCTGGGACACTATCCGGCGGCGGTTGCAGGCGAAGGAGAGATTTACTGCGAAGTGTACCGCATCAGTTCGTCTATTCTGACCGAACTGGATGAACTGAAGCGGGGAGGCGGAGCTTACCAGCGTGAGTTGATTGCCACGCCTTATGGCAGCGCCTGGATTTACCTGTATCAGCGCCCGGTTACTGGCTTACGTCGTATCGTCAGCGGCGACTGGTTGAAGCGTAACGAAGAGCCATAA
- the tamB gene encoding autotransporter assembly complex protein TamB — translation MSRMKKAGIGLMVGVLALLLAVILLVTTTPGLHLLLGAATRWVPGLEMGAVEGGWRDLTLNAIRYQSSGVSVQAERVHVALKPGCLWRSQLCLDDLSLQGLMVAINTQALPPAEPEPPVKSAPVTEILAPVAMALNHISLTDSRIVVDGTDVSLNSLQTALNWQGRSLTLLPTQVSGLIVSLPATAKAPSAPPVSAVKPPPLGETLHALFSVPLLPAMPEFTLPLDLTIADVQGESWQVVGSQPVVISRVQLQAATRQQTLTLQQLTVQSPQGALYAHGNATLSGDWPVTLNLNGMLNSDQLKGERIRLTADGSLRQQLRLAINLSGPQRAQVDIQTTLAEPGLPLNLSVRTPQLRWPLTGDALYQFNEVQLNVSGKVTDYALSLRGDIRGSELPPGTLTLDGQGSEQQFSLARLRLAALQGTADITGQLDWRDAITWNGNLALKGINTAQQWPQWPAQLDGVFTINGGLAGESWRFDVPQLALDGQIRQNKLSAKGAVSGNADGQWSIPGVTLSLGRNQLTLQGELKDQWRLSGDINAPSLNGILPGLGGQITGKLRLEGKRGAPQLQTDISATALRWQELSLGKLTLKGDVQSDKQVQGTLTLQVQQLTQGDVRLASLNVRATGDESQHQLRVTLNGEPVGGQLLLSGHFDRAQQRWQGELSDTRFDTPVGEWRLAPSMSLVYRVAAQTVTIGTHCWRNPNAELCVPQPIEAGASGKASVTLNRFNLAMLAPFIGQQTAVSGTVNGNAQVSWQADGGLPQARVTLAGQGVTVRQQVEGGTLPVAFDTLTLDAGLEHGQARLAWLMGIQGNGRFRGDVSITDPQHRRNLSGTVTLNALSLDLLRPMLRQNEKAAGVVNADLRLGGDLQRPQVFGQLTLDNLDVDGNWMPVDLTSGRLALVFNGMSSTLQGVFRTTKGQITLAGNADWSVFDAWRARIAVNGDRMRVTVPPMARLDVSPDIVFEATPQLLSLNGTVTIPWARIVVHDMPASAVDVSSDEVILDARRQPVATVARGIPIASNLIVRVGDDVWLDAYGLRARLHGDLKVSQDEQGLGLNGQISMQEGRFKAYGQDLQVRKGLLLFSGPPTLPVLNIEAIRNPDNTADSVTVGVRVTGTANAPKLDVFSEPTLSQEEALSYLLRGQGLNSSGADSSMMTSALIGLGVAQSGQVVGKIGEAFGVSNLALDTQGVGDKSQVVVSGYVLPGLQVKYGVGLFDSLATLTLRYRLMPKLYLEAVSGVNQALDVLYQFEF, via the coding sequence ATGAGCAGGATGAAAAAAGCCGGCATTGGCCTGATGGTGGGGGTGCTGGCATTATTGCTGGCAGTGATACTGCTGGTGACCACCACGCCAGGGTTACATCTGTTACTTGGCGCGGCTACGCGCTGGGTGCCGGGGCTGGAAATGGGAGCCGTCGAAGGCGGCTGGCGGGATTTGACGCTCAATGCCATACGCTACCAGTCATCCGGCGTCAGCGTGCAGGCAGAGCGCGTGCATGTGGCGTTGAAACCGGGATGCCTGTGGCGCAGTCAGCTGTGTCTGGATGACCTGTCGTTGCAGGGGCTGATGGTCGCTATCAATACCCAGGCATTGCCACCGGCCGAACCCGAACCACCGGTGAAAAGCGCACCGGTAACCGAAATTCTTGCACCGGTGGCGATGGCGCTGAATCACATCAGTCTGACCGATAGTCGCATTGTGGTTGATGGCACCGATGTGTCGCTGAACTCGCTGCAAACTGCGCTGAACTGGCAGGGGCGTTCACTGACGTTGTTGCCGACACAGGTGTCAGGCCTCATTGTCTCGCTGCCTGCCACAGCGAAAGCGCCATCTGCACCGCCGGTGAGCGCGGTGAAGCCGCCGCCGCTGGGCGAAACACTACATGCGCTGTTTTCCGTACCGCTACTACCAGCGATGCCAGAGTTTACTTTGCCGTTAGATCTCACCATTGCCGATGTGCAAGGGGAGTCATGGCAGGTTGTAGGAAGCCAACCGGTAGTGATTTCACGCGTCCAACTGCAGGCAGCTACCCGGCAGCAGACGCTGACGTTGCAGCAACTCACGGTGCAATCGCCGCAGGGCGCACTGTATGCGCATGGCAACGCGACCTTATCGGGCGACTGGCCGGTCACGCTTAACCTCAACGGTATGCTAAATAGCGATCAGCTCAAGGGGGAGCGCATACGGCTGACCGCTGATGGTAGCCTGCGTCAGCAGCTACGGCTGGCAATAAACCTGTCTGGCCCGCAGCGGGCGCAGGTCGATATCCAGACCACGCTGGCTGAACCCGGCCTGCCGCTTAACCTGAGCGTGCGCACACCGCAACTGCGTTGGCCGCTAACCGGTGACGCGCTTTACCAGTTCAATGAAGTACAACTGAATGTCAGCGGAAAGGTGACGGATTATGCACTGTCGCTACGCGGGGATATCCGTGGCAGTGAACTGCCACCCGGTACCCTGACGCTCGATGGTCAGGGCAGTGAACAACAGTTCTCGCTGGCACGACTACGGCTGGCGGCGTTGCAGGGAACGGCGGACATAACCGGTCAACTGGACTGGCGTGATGCGATAACCTGGAACGGTAATCTGGCGCTTAAAGGTATCAATACCGCGCAGCAATGGCCACAGTGGCCAGCACAGCTGGACGGTGTATTCACCATTAATGGCGGCCTGGCGGGAGAGTCATGGCGGTTTGATGTACCGCAGTTGGCGCTGGATGGGCAAATCCGGCAGAACAAACTGAGCGCCAAAGGGGCAGTGAGCGGTAATGCCGACGGTCAGTGGTCGATTCCGGGGGTGACGCTCTCGCTGGGGCGTAACCAACTGACGTTGCAGGGGGAATTGAAAGACCAATGGCGATTGAGCGGTGACATTAATGCGCCGTCGCTCAATGGGATACTGCCCGGCCTGGGTGGACAGATAACGGGGAAACTGCGGCTGGAGGGCAAACGTGGGGCACCACAGTTGCAGACAGATATTTCCGCCACCGCGTTGCGCTGGCAGGAACTGAGCCTCGGTAAACTGACACTCAAGGGTGACGTGCAATCGGATAAACAGGTACAGGGCACACTGACGTTACAGGTGCAGCAACTGACGCAGGGGGATGTGCGGCTGGCGTCGCTGAATGTCCGGGCGACCGGTGATGAGAGTCAGCACCAGCTACGCGTCACCCTGAACGGTGAGCCAGTAGGCGGCCAGTTGTTATTGAGCGGCCACTTCGACCGTGCACAGCAGCGCTGGCAGGGGGAGCTGAGCGATACGCGGTTTGATACCCCGGTCGGCGAATGGCGGCTGGCACCGTCAATGTCGCTGGTCTATCGGGTTGCGGCGCAGACCGTCACGATAGGAACGCATTGCTGGCGTAACCCTAATGCTGAATTGTGCGTACCTCAGCCGATTGAGGCGGGAGCCAGCGGCAAGGCAAGCGTGACGCTTAACCGGTTTAATCTGGCGATGCTGGCACCGTTTATCGGCCAGCAGACGGCGGTGAGTGGTACGGTGAACGGCAATGCGCAAGTCAGTTGGCAGGCCGACGGTGGTTTGCCCCAGGCACGCGTCACGCTGGCGGGTCAGGGTGTCACCGTTCGCCAGCAGGTTGAAGGCGGCACGCTGCCGGTAGCGTTTGACACGTTGACCCTGGATGCCGGATTAGAGCACGGGCAGGCGCGCCTGGCGTGGTTGATGGGCATTCAGGGTAATGGCCGTTTCCGGGGCGATGTGAGTATTACCGATCCGCAGCATCGCCGTAATCTGAGTGGTACGGTGACGCTAAATGCGTTGTCACTCGACTTGCTGCGACCGATGCTGCGTCAAAACGAGAAAGCCGCCGGGGTTGTTAATGCTGATCTGCGGTTGGGCGGTGACCTGCAACGTCCGCAGGTGTTTGGGCAACTCACGCTGGATAACCTTGATGTGGATGGTAACTGGATGCCCGTTGATTTGACCAGTGGCCGGTTAGCGTTGGTGTTCAACGGTATGTCCTCGACATTGCAAGGTGTGTTCCGTACCACAAAGGGGCAAATAACCCTGGCGGGGAACGCCGACTGGTCGGTATTCGATGCCTGGCGAGCGCGGATTGCCGTTAACGGTGATCGTATGCGGGTGACCGTACCGCCAATGGCTCGGCTGGATGTGTCGCCGGATATCGTGTTCGAGGCGACGCCACAGCTACTGTCGCTAAACGGTACGGTGACGATCCCCTGGGCGCGGATTGTGGTGCACGATATGCCCGCCAGTGCGGTGGATGTCTCCTCGGATGAAGTGATTCTGGATGCGCGGCGTCAACCGGTTGCAACCGTTGCCCGCGGGATTCCCATCGCCAGCAACCTGATTGTCCGGGTGGGTGATGATGTCTGGCTGGATGCTTATGGGTTACGAGCCCGTCTTCATGGCGATTTGAAAGTCTCGCAGGATGAACAAGGGTTGGGGCTGAACGGGCAGATTTCGATGCAGGAAGGTCGCTTCAAAGCCTATGGGCAGGATCTGCAAGTGCGTAAAGGGCTATTGCTGTTTTCCGGGCCGCCGACGCTGCCGGTGTTAAATATCGAAGCTATTCGCAACCCGGATAATACCGCAGACAGCGTGACGGTTGGCGTACGGGTCACCGGTACCGCCAATGCACCTAAGTTGGATGTGTTTTCGGAACCGACGTTATCCCAGGAGGAAGCGCTGTCTTACCTGCTGCGCGGCCAGGGTTTGAACAGTAGTGGCGCGGATAGTTCGATGATGACATCGGCCTTGATTGGTTTAGGGGTTGCACAAAGTGGTCAAGTTGTGGGTAAAATCGGCGAGGCCTTTGGCGTAAGCAATTTAGCTCTGGATACACAGGGAGTTGGCGACAAATCGCAGGTTGTTGTCAGCGGTTACGTCCTTCCGGGCCTGCAGGTCAAATATGGTGTCGGCCTGTTCGACTCATTGGCAACGTTAACCTTACGTTACCGTTTAATGCCAAAACTATATCTGGAAGCGGTGTCTGGTGTGAATCAGGCACTCGATGTGCTCTATCAGTTTGAGTTTTAG
- the tamA gene encoding autotransporter assembly complex protein TamA, whose protein sequence is MATSAWAASNVRLQLTGLDGELQKNVRARLSTITPDEVNADGRFRARVDEAIRKGLRALGYYDPDIRFEFIPAQGRGRPVLKVTVTPGEPVNIAGSSIAIRGGAQQDEDYQKLVRQRRPAVGSPLNHGDYDAFKSELNTLSMRKGYFDGHFTQSQLRVMPSTHQAWWDIDYDSGTRYRFGKVNFRGSQIQQAYLHNLVPFREGDAYSVEQLGEFNRRLSATGWFNSAVVSPDFEQGRQSKVLPLEAVVTPRTRNNVETGVGYATDVGPRLKTTWKRPWVNDYGHSLESSLSVSAPEQQLDFSYKMPLLKSPLEQYYLAQGGFKREDLNDTQSDSTTFNLARYWELSSGWQRAVNMRWTLDHFTQANVTNTTMLLYPGVSFNRTRQRGGLMPDWGDTQRYSVDVSNTLWGSDIDFAVFQAQNVWIRTLAEKHRFVTRANLGWIETGSFSRVPPSLRFFAGGDRSIRGYKYKSISPRDSDGKLTGASKLATGSLEYQYNVTGKWWGAVFIDSGEAVNDLARTNLKTGAGIGVRWASPVGPVKLDIARPIGDNDKRGLQFYIGLGPEL, encoded by the coding sequence ATGGCGACGTCGGCATGGGCTGCATCGAATGTGCGTCTTCAGCTTACCGGGCTGGACGGGGAGTTGCAGAAGAATGTGCGGGCACGCCTTTCTACTATCACCCCGGATGAAGTTAATGCTGATGGGCGTTTTCGTGCCCGGGTTGATGAAGCTATCCGCAAGGGGCTTCGTGCGCTGGGGTACTACGACCCGGATATCCGCTTTGAGTTCATTCCAGCACAGGGACGTGGCCGCCCGGTGTTGAAGGTCACGGTGACACCGGGAGAGCCGGTCAACATCGCTGGTTCCAGCATCGCTATTCGCGGTGGTGCACAACAGGATGAGGATTATCAAAAGCTGGTGCGACAACGTCGGCCTGCGGTCGGTAGTCCGCTCAATCACGGTGATTATGATGCGTTCAAAAGCGAACTCAATACGTTGTCGATGCGTAAGGGCTATTTCGACGGCCATTTCACTCAAAGTCAGTTAAGGGTGATGCCCTCTACCCATCAGGCCTGGTGGGACATCGATTATGACAGCGGCACCCGCTATCGCTTTGGCAAGGTGAACTTTCGTGGCTCTCAGATTCAGCAGGCGTATTTGCACAATCTGGTGCCCTTTCGCGAGGGCGATGCTTACTCGGTAGAACAACTGGGGGAGTTTAACCGGCGCTTGTCTGCCACCGGTTGGTTTAACTCTGCGGTCGTCTCGCCGGATTTCGAACAGGGTCGCCAGAGTAAAGTCCTGCCGCTAGAGGCGGTGGTGACGCCGCGTACCCGCAATAATGTGGAAACCGGGGTAGGGTATGCCACCGATGTTGGGCCACGGTTGAAAACAACCTGGAAAAGACCCTGGGTGAACGATTATGGCCACAGTCTGGAAAGCAGCCTGAGCGTATCTGCGCCGGAACAGCAACTGGATTTCAGCTACAAAATGCCCCTGCTGAAAAGCCCGCTGGAGCAGTACTATCTGGCGCAGGGGGGCTTCAAGCGCGAAGATCTCAACGATACCCAGTCTGACTCGACGACATTCAATCTGGCACGTTACTGGGAGCTTTCCAGCGGCTGGCAGCGGGCTGTGAACATGCGCTGGACGTTGGATCACTTCACTCAGGCCAACGTCACCAACACGACGATGCTGCTTTACCCTGGCGTCAGTTTCAATCGTACCCGACAACGAGGTGGGCTCATGCCCGACTGGGGCGATACCCAGCGTTACTCGGTGGATGTCTCCAATACCTTGTGGGGATCGGATATTGATTTTGCGGTATTTCAGGCACAAAACGTCTGGATCCGAACGCTGGCAGAAAAACACCGTTTTGTGACTCGCGCCAATCTGGGCTGGATCGAAACCGGTAGCTTCTCGCGCGTTCCCCCTTCGCTGCGTTTCTTTGCCGGTGGCGATCGCAGCATTCGCGGTTATAAGTACAAATCCATTTCTCCACGCGATAGCGACGGCAAGCTCACCGGTGCCTCGAAGCTGGCAACAGGATCGCTGGAGTACCAGTACAACGTCACGGGGAAATGGTGGGGAGCCGTTTTCATCGACAGTGGCGAAGCCGTCAATGATCTGGCTCGCACCAACCTGAAAACAGGCGCGGGTATTGGTGTGCGCTGGGCTTCGCCGGTTGGGCCAGTCAAGCTGGATATCGCCCGGCCGATTGGCGATAACGATAAACGTGGATTGCAGTTTTATATCGGGCTGGGACCGGAATTATGA